A region from the Candidatus Kryptoniota bacterium genome encodes:
- a CDS encoding glycoside hydrolase family 78 protein, giving the protein MRAHPIIFLPLLIVAFCAGISKGNQKDILHPSYLRCEYLVNPLGIDVVTPRLSWYSVSDRRNEKQTSYRILVASSLRKLNADDGDLWDSKKITSDESINVIYAGKELLSGEECFWKVKVWHNHGTESGWSEPAKWSMGLLKSTDWKGYWVGLDSAIGTDNPDSEHTRLSARYLSKQFDASNKTKRATIYVCGLGLFELHINGHKIGDQVLAPALSEYPKRSYCITFDVTKYIVGGKNEIGVILGNGRFFAPRHMVPTKTINYGFPKMISQLVIENEDNSTQYIVSDTTWKITTDGPITSNNEYDGEAYDARKEMSGWDKTDFDDSNWKNAKRVASPSDELSAQMINPIKVMQNLVPKSMRQVKPGVYVYDMGQNMVGWVSLKVRTSNSTKIKMRFAETLRPDGNLYTANLRSAEQTDTYITGGKGLERWEPILTYHGFRYVELTGYPGNADLGTIRGRVVYDDVRTVGSFSCSSDIMNRIYHAAYWGIRGNYRSIPTDCPQRDERQGWLGDRSTNSYGETFLFDNNALYAKWVTDIADAQKPGGSIPNVAPAYWPIYTDNMTWPSSFIIIPGTLYRQFANISVIARNYDRMKKWLFYMRDNYMKNYLLPRDTYGDWCMPPEKPELIHSEDPNRITPGDFIGSAYFYYCLTVMEGYSHLLNKVQDSVEYASLAEKVRHAIDITYLNRDSLCYSNNTVTANLLALSFHLSPDDLAKNVFEHLLYKTVHENKTHVSTGLVGGQWMMRGLTDYGRTEVAVRLAENKDYPSWGYMIENGATTIWELWNGNTAAPDMNSGNHVMLLGDLLVWYYEDLAGIKADIDSPAFKHIFMDPHPAGDLRFVKASYLSMYGLIKSYWRREEDKFSWDIDIPANTTATIYIPSHSESAVTESGRNASVASGVKFLSFENGRAIYEIGSGSYHFVSIIHK; this is encoded by the coding sequence ATGAGAGCACATCCAATAATTTTCCTGCCGCTCCTTATCGTAGCATTTTGTGCAGGCATATCCAAAGGGAATCAGAAAGATATTCTGCATCCATCATATTTGCGGTGCGAGTATCTTGTCAATCCTCTCGGGATTGACGTGGTCACCCCGCGTCTATCATGGTACAGTGTCTCGGATCGAAGAAACGAGAAGCAGACATCCTATAGAATATTGGTTGCAAGCTCTCTCAGGAAATTGAACGCGGACGATGGTGACCTCTGGGATTCGAAGAAGATCACATCTGACGAAAGCATAAACGTGATTTACGCTGGGAAGGAGCTTCTTTCGGGCGAGGAGTGCTTTTGGAAAGTGAAGGTCTGGCACAACCACGGCACCGAATCGGGATGGAGCGAACCGGCAAAGTGGAGCATGGGCCTGTTGAAAAGTACAGACTGGAAAGGATATTGGGTGGGACTCGATAGCGCCATCGGAACCGATAATCCGGACAGTGAGCACACGAGATTGTCTGCACGTTACCTCAGTAAACAATTTGACGCATCGAACAAAACTAAAAGAGCTACGATTTACGTTTGCGGTTTGGGATTATTTGAATTGCACATCAACGGTCATAAGATCGGTGATCAGGTCCTTGCACCTGCGCTTTCAGAATACCCGAAGAGATCCTATTGCATAACATTTGATGTCACGAAGTATATCGTGGGGGGCAAGAATGAAATCGGCGTGATCCTCGGCAACGGACGCTTTTTCGCGCCCCGCCATATGGTGCCGACGAAAACGATCAACTACGGCTTTCCGAAAATGATTTCCCAGTTGGTTATCGAAAACGAAGACAACTCGACACAATACATCGTGAGCGACACAACATGGAAAATAACCACCGACGGACCGATTACGTCCAATAACGAATACGACGGTGAAGCCTACGATGCCAGGAAGGAAATGTCCGGCTGGGACAAGACAGACTTCGATGATTCTAATTGGAAGAACGCCAAGAGAGTAGCGAGTCCTTCCGATGAGCTCAGCGCGCAGATGATAAATCCGATTAAGGTGATGCAGAATCTCGTTCCCAAATCGATGAGACAGGTCAAGCCGGGCGTGTATGTATATGATATGGGACAAAACATGGTGGGTTGGGTCTCACTTAAAGTCAGGACGAGTAATTCCACTAAGATCAAAATGCGCTTTGCCGAGACCTTGCGTCCGGACGGAAATCTATACACCGCAAATCTACGCTCTGCCGAACAAACGGACACTTACATCACAGGAGGCAAAGGACTTGAACGATGGGAGCCTATACTCACCTATCACGGATTCAGATACGTCGAGCTGACAGGATACCCGGGTAATGCCGACTTGGGTACAATCCGGGGAAGGGTAGTTTACGATGATGTAAGAACTGTCGGAAGCTTCAGCTGTTCCAGCGACATCATGAACAGGATCTATCACGCGGCGTATTGGGGGATTCGCGGGAATTATCGAAGCATCCCGACCGACTGTCCTCAGCGCGACGAGCGTCAGGGATGGCTTGGAGATCGTTCAACAAATTCTTACGGAGAGACTTTCCTTTTCGATAACAATGCACTCTACGCAAAATGGGTTACAGACATCGCGGACGCACAAAAACCCGGCGGCAGCATTCCGAACGTGGCACCCGCCTACTGGCCGATATACACTGACAACATGACCTGGCCGTCATCATTTATAATCATTCCCGGAACTCTTTACAGACAATTCGCGAACATCAGTGTCATCGCAAGAAATTATGACCGCATGAAGAAATGGCTCTTCTATATGCGCGATAATTACATGAAGAATTATCTTCTTCCCAGGGATACATACGGTGATTGGTGCATGCCGCCCGAGAAACCGGAACTAATACATTCCGAAGATCCAAACCGGATAACTCCAGGAGATTTTATCGGCTCCGCTTACTTCTATTATTGTTTAACAGTAATGGAAGGTTACTCGCACCTTCTGAACAAAGTTCAGGACTCAGTTGAATACGCTTCACTGGCAGAGAAAGTACGCCACGCGATAGACATAACCTATCTGAACAGGGACAGTCTTTGCTATTCGAACAATACCGTGACGGCCAATTTGCTCGCGTTGTCTTTCCACTTATCGCCGGACGACCTGGCGAAAAATGTTTTCGAACATCTCCTTTACAAGACGGTCCACGAGAACAAGACACACGTAAGCACGGGTCTGGTCGGCGGACAGTGGATGATGCGCGGACTGACCGATTATGGCAGAACGGAAGTTGCGGTCCGTCTCGCAGAAAACAAAGACTATCCAAGCTGGGGATACATGATTGAAAACGGTGCAACGACCATTTGGGAACTGTGGAACGGAAATACTGCCGCTCCCGACATGAATTCAGGCAATCATGTTATGCTCCTGGGCGATCTCCTTGTATGGTACTACGAAGATCTTGCCGGGATCAAAGCCGATATCGACAGTCCGGCCTTCAAACACATCTTCATGGATCCACACCCGGCAGGTGATTTGAGGTTTGTGAAGGCTTCTTATCTCTCGATGTACGGTCTGATCAAGAGCTACTGGAGGAGAGAGGAAGACAAGTTTAGTTGGGACATCGACATTCCCGCGAACACAACGGCAACTATTTACATTCCGTCTCACAGCGAAAGTGCCGTGACGGAGAGTGGAAGAAATGCATCCGTCGCTTCGGGCGTAAAATTCCTTAGCTTCGAGAACGGAAGAGCTATTTACGAAATAGGGTCGGGGAGTTATCATTTTGTTTCTATAATTCACAAATGA
- a CDS encoding substrate-binding domain-containing protein — translation MSKIKSILILLFVPAILVVSCGKSKSGSGNPKFMIGFSQCNSSEPWREAMNKEIESEVAKHPEIELLISDAQQENERQIADVENFIVRGVDLIMISPNEAQPLTAVVGKAYDKGISVIVIDRKILSDKYTCFIGADNRLIGKEAGECAAKLLHGIGSVVEIWGLKGSTPAIERHEGFLEGISPYPQIKIIYSQDGAWLREKGRSIMENALQRFDRIDLVYGHNDPMAMGAYLAASYLGRAESMYFIGIDGLPGPEGGIQAVADRELSATFVYPTGGGVAVQTALKILKGETVEKIITLQSMEIDTTNAKNYLSR, via the coding sequence ATGTCAAAGATCAAAAGCATTCTTATACTTCTCTTTGTTCCTGCTATTTTGGTCGTATCGTGCGGGAAGAGCAAGTCTGGTTCGGGCAATCCAAAGTTCATGATCGGTTTCTCACAGTGCAATAGCTCTGAGCCGTGGCGGGAAGCCATGAATAAAGAAATCGAATCAGAAGTTGCCAAGCACCCGGAAATAGAACTTCTTATATCCGACGCACAACAAGAGAACGAGCGACAGATAGCAGATGTGGAGAATTTCATTGTCCGTGGCGTTGATCTGATTATGATTTCGCCCAACGAAGCACAGCCGCTGACTGCGGTTGTCGGTAAAGCGTATGACAAGGGGATTTCCGTAATTGTCATAGACAGGAAAATACTGTCCGATAAATACACTTGCTTCATCGGAGCAGACAACAGGCTTATCGGGAAGGAAGCCGGTGAATGCGCGGCGAAGCTCTTGCATGGAATAGGAAGCGTTGTTGAGATATGGGGGCTCAAGGGATCTACTCCTGCGATCGAAAGGCATGAGGGCTTCCTCGAAGGCATAAGTCCTTATCCACAGATCAAAATCATTTACTCGCAGGATGGTGCATGGCTGCGGGAAAAGGGGAGATCGATAATGGAAAACGCCCTGCAGAGGTTCGACAGGATTGATCTGGTTTACGGCCATAACGATCCTATGGCGATGGGGGCATATCTTGCAGCGAGTTACCTGGGGCGGGCCGAGAGTATGTACTTTATTGGAATTGACGGGCTGCCCGGACCGGAAGGCGGCATCCAGGCAGTCGCTGATCGAGAGCTTAGCGCTACCTTCGTGTATCCGACAGGCGGCGGAGTTGCCGTTCAGACCGCTCTGAAGATCTTAAAGGGAGAAACGGTGGAAAAAATAATCACACTGCAGTCGATGGAGATTGACACTACGAACGCAAAAAACTATTTGAGCAGATGA
- the amrS gene encoding AmmeMemoRadiSam system radical SAM enzyme → MNGRSLSRREFITESAFIAGGTCVALSSPPFLKDLFARTAKRFEEDYLKQLAEQSPVARFWLSTDTKNVDCMSCHTSDEIKSANRFDHEGTIVKCLLCAQGCVIKPGEHGRCRARMNTDGKLRSLVYGRPIAIHTDPIEKKPFFHFLPGSQAYSLATAGCPLSCQFCQNWEISQAKPEDYQVGFTSPEEIVSNTESERTPIIAFTYNEPTVFVEYLTDIARKAREQKIRSVLVSCGFMNADPLKEMCEVLDAIKIDLKGFSEDFYQKVCNAELKPVIRSIKQVSKTKTHLEIVNLVVPTLNDSDKMLNDLTSWIVGEIGPDVPIHFTRFHPDYRLLNLPPTPISTLERARDLAMSKGIHYAFVGNVPGHPGNSTYCPSCNKIVIKRSGFFVVEMHINNGCCEYCGHPIAGVWK, encoded by the coding sequence ATGAACGGGCGATCACTTTCCAGACGCGAATTCATAACAGAGTCTGCGTTTATCGCGGGCGGTACGTGCGTCGCATTATCTTCCCCGCCCTTCCTAAAGGATCTCTTCGCGCGAACCGCAAAGAGATTTGAAGAAGATTATCTCAAACAGCTTGCCGAACAATCACCGGTCGCGCGGTTCTGGCTTTCGACAGATACTAAAAATGTCGACTGCATGAGCTGCCATACATCCGACGAGATCAAGAGTGCTAACCGATTTGATCACGAAGGAACGATTGTAAAATGTCTCCTCTGCGCCCAGGGTTGCGTAATCAAACCGGGTGAACACGGAAGATGCAGGGCGCGAATGAACACGGACGGAAAACTCAGAAGTCTCGTGTACGGCAGGCCAATTGCGATTCACACCGACCCGATTGAGAAGAAACCTTTCTTTCATTTTCTGCCGGGCAGCCAGGCATACTCGCTGGCGACTGCAGGGTGTCCGCTCTCGTGCCAATTTTGCCAGAACTGGGAAATCTCGCAGGCGAAACCTGAGGACTACCAGGTCGGTTTCACTTCTCCGGAAGAAATCGTGAGCAACACCGAATCGGAAAGGACGCCGATCATTGCATTTACTTACAATGAGCCGACCGTCTTCGTGGAATATTTGACCGACATCGCGCGCAAAGCAAGAGAGCAAAAGATCAGAAGCGTCCTCGTAAGCTGCGGCTTCATGAATGCCGATCCGCTCAAAGAAATGTGCGAAGTCCTCGACGCAATAAAGATAGATCTCAAAGGATTCAGCGAAGATTTCTACCAGAAGGTGTGCAACGCAGAGCTCAAGCCTGTCATCCGAAGTATAAAACAGGTTTCGAAGACCAAAACTCACCTCGAGATCGTTAACCTCGTGGTTCCGACACTCAATGATTCTGACAAGATGCTCAACGATCTCACAAGCTGGATCGTGGGCGAGATTGGTCCTGATGTGCCGATACACTTTACCAGGTTTCATCCGGATTATAGACTGTTGAATCTTCCTCCGACTCCGATTTCGACCCTTGAACGCGCGAGAGACCTTGCCATGTCCAAAGGAATCCATTATGCGTTTGTGGGAAATGTGCCCGGTCACCCCGGCAACTCTACGTACTGTCCCTCCTGCAATAAAATCGTCATAAAGAGATCGGGCTTCTTCGTTGTCGAGATGCATATTAACAATGGCTGCTGTGAATACTGCGGCCATCCTATTGCGGGTGTTTGGAAATGA
- the amrB gene encoding AmmeMemoRadiSam system protein B, with amino-acid sequence MKRVLWFVAFLLLASSCQGQKSASDPVRQPVFAGQFYPGDPTKLTNAIKAFLDEAKPSTLDEPIAIIAPHAGYVFAGQIIADAYNQVKGKEYDIIVVLGTNHTTAGFDKIAIYPHGAFGTPIGDVEVAGDLADELMKKDPDVIANLAVHAQEHSIEVQLPFVKYLFPKTKILPMIVGAPDIEMCQRFGDAVAGILVGKKVLIIASSDLSHYPRFDDAINVDDKTLNTIATLDLNSIRSVMESQLDRGTPGLVTCACGEAPIIAAIATAKELGATSASVVSYTNSGYTPLGSADRVVGYGSVVIGRGKMTSTKESDTSAIGESYVLNSADKSALLKYARATLVRYFSTETVPLLRRIGHLQKMKRGAFVTLNENGELRGCIGYMMEDRPLGAVVGAMAMQAAFNDPRFQPLREDELSKAEIEISVLTPFTRVKSADDIVLGRDGVVIKKGDKQGVFLPQVATETGWTKDVFLDQLCHKAGLESGDWKNAELFTFQADVFSEPKNH; translated from the coding sequence ATGAAAAGGGTTTTATGGTTCGTGGCTTTTTTGCTTCTTGCCAGTTCCTGCCAGGGGCAAAAATCAGCATCTGATCCTGTCAGGCAACCGGTATTTGCCGGTCAATTCTATCCGGGTGATCCGACAAAGTTAACAAATGCGATAAAAGCCTTTCTCGACGAGGCGAAGCCCTCAACACTGGATGAACCGATCGCGATCATTGCGCCACACGCGGGCTACGTATTCGCAGGCCAAATAATCGCGGATGCGTACAACCAGGTGAAAGGAAAAGAATACGACATCATCGTAGTGCTCGGCACCAACCACACTACTGCAGGTTTTGACAAGATCGCGATCTATCCGCACGGTGCGTTCGGGACACCGATCGGCGATGTTGAAGTGGCGGGAGACCTGGCGGATGAACTAATGAAGAAAGATCCCGATGTGATCGCAAATCTCGCCGTTCACGCGCAAGAGCATTCAATCGAGGTCCAGTTGCCGTTCGTGAAATATCTCTTTCCAAAGACGAAGATATTGCCAATGATAGTTGGAGCGCCTGACATAGAGATGTGCCAGAGATTCGGTGATGCAGTCGCGGGAATTCTTGTCGGGAAGAAAGTGCTGATAATCGCGAGCTCCGATCTTTCACATTACCCACGATTCGATGACGCGATTAATGTTGACGATAAAACACTCAACACGATAGCGACGCTGGATTTAAATAGCATTAGATCGGTGATGGAGTCCCAGCTTGATCGTGGTACGCCGGGGCTGGTAACATGCGCTTGTGGAGAAGCACCGATAATCGCGGCAATTGCAACGGCAAAGGAACTCGGCGCGACATCCGCTTCCGTTGTAAGCTACACAAACTCCGGCTACACTCCTCTTGGGAGCGCTGATCGGGTTGTGGGATACGGCTCTGTTGTAATTGGGAGGGGGAAAATGACTTCCACCAAAGAATCCGACACATCGGCCATCGGTGAATCATATGTCCTCAATTCAGCCGACAAGAGCGCGCTCTTGAAATATGCACGCGCAACCCTTGTGAGATATTTTTCAACTGAAACGGTTCCGCTTCTGCGAAGGATTGGACATCTTCAGAAAATGAAGCGAGGCGCATTCGTGACGTTGAATGAGAACGGCGAGCTGCGCGGCTGCATCGGATACATGATGGAAGACAGACCGCTCGGAGCTGTCGTCGGCGCGATGGCGATGCAAGCCGCCTTCAACGATCCGCGATTCCAGCCTCTCAGAGAAGACGAATTGTCGAAAGCAGAAATTGAAATCTCCGTCCTGACTCCGTTCACAAGAGTGAAAAGCGCGGATGACATTGTCCTCGGCCGCGATGGAGTGGTCATAAAAAAGGGAGACAAACAAGGCGTATTCCTGCCGCAAGTGGCCACGGAGACGGGATGGACCAAGGATGTTTTCCTTGACCAGCTCTGCCACAAGGCCGGACTGGAATCGGGCGATTGGAAAAATGCTGAGCTTTTCACTTTTCAGGCCGACGTCTTCAGTGAGCCGAAGAATCATTAG
- a CDS encoding sugar ABC transporter ATP-binding protein, with protein MLKLSNISKSFFGVEVLHDISLVFEPGCVTSVVGENGAGKSTLMKIIGGIYNDYDGEISFGGQPLVFRNPRDADKWGISIIHQELNCISDLTAAENIFLGREPVNNLRFIDFDALNRNARTLLEQFDFPYPPNVKMRSISIGWQQIVEIVRALSTDARVIILDEPTSALTRNETDILFDKIRLLKEKRKIIIFVSHRLEEIYEIADQIAILRDGKLIGKYASQEIPRSALINKMVGKNVSEEAIGRQPNNNGTMLRVSGLTVFKEHERRLTGIDFELRKGEVLGIAGLMDSGKSELLKFLFGSVNAAHDGQILLRNKVFRPKSPTDSINEGVFYLPGDRKAEAILHGLDLIQNTSISVLSQFSRFGFLNGKMESDVVGAQAHSMNVRMRSLHQPIESLSGGNQQKIIFARGLLSKSELFLLDEPTRGIDVGAKEEIYKLIQRLAGEGISFMISSSDIMELLRIADRILVLFRGKPTALLDTNKANASDILHYVFNENAAHE; from the coding sequence ATGTTGAAACTCTCAAACATCAGTAAGTCTTTCTTCGGAGTGGAAGTTCTGCATGACATAAGTCTTGTTTTTGAGCCGGGCTGCGTTACATCAGTCGTGGGTGAAAACGGAGCGGGTAAATCCACCCTTATGAAAATCATTGGCGGAATCTATAATGATTATGATGGCGAGATTTCATTCGGAGGACAGCCTTTGGTCTTCAGGAATCCGCGTGACGCGGACAAGTGGGGAATCTCGATCATCCATCAAGAGTTGAATTGCATTTCAGACCTCACCGCTGCTGAAAATATTTTTCTCGGCAGAGAACCTGTCAACAATCTGCGGTTCATCGATTTCGATGCCCTAAATAGAAATGCGAGAACCCTTCTTGAGCAATTTGATTTCCCCTATCCGCCGAATGTAAAAATGCGGAGTATTAGTATCGGGTGGCAGCAAATTGTGGAGATCGTGCGCGCGTTATCTACGGATGCCCGGGTGATAATATTAGACGAGCCAACTTCCGCACTGACCAGGAATGAAACAGATATTCTATTCGACAAGATACGTCTCCTGAAGGAGAAACGTAAAATAATCATCTTCGTTTCTCACCGGCTCGAGGAGATCTACGAAATAGCGGATCAAATCGCAATCCTTCGCGACGGTAAGTTGATCGGCAAATATGCTTCCCAGGAAATTCCAAGATCTGCGCTGATCAATAAAATGGTGGGGAAGAATGTGTCCGAAGAAGCTATCGGCAGACAGCCGAACAACAACGGGACCATGCTGCGCGTTTCGGGACTGACGGTGTTTAAAGAGCACGAGAGACGTCTCACCGGAATTGATTTTGAATTGAGGAAGGGTGAAGTCCTGGGGATCGCGGGACTAATGGATTCTGGAAAGTCAGAGCTGCTAAAATTTTTGTTCGGATCAGTCAACGCCGCGCACGATGGTCAGATTCTCCTCAGGAATAAGGTTTTTCGTCCAAAGTCCCCGACGGATTCCATCAATGAAGGAGTGTTTTATTTGCCGGGTGACAGAAAGGCTGAAGCAATTCTTCATGGACTTGACCTGATCCAAAATACCAGCATATCCGTACTCTCGCAGTTTTCGAGATTTGGATTCCTTAATGGCAAGATGGAATCAGATGTGGTGGGGGCGCAGGCACATAGCATGAACGTGAGAATGCGCTCGCTCCACCAACCGATTGAAAGTTTGAGTGGAGGGAATCAGCAGAAGATAATTTTTGCTAGGGGGTTATTGAGCAAATCAGAACTGTTCCTGCTGGACGAACCCACGAGAGGGATCGACGTGGGAGCGAAAGAAGAGATCTATAAATTGATACAGCGCCTTGCCGGGGAAGGCATATCATTCATGATCAGTAGCTCTGATATCATGGAACTACTCAGGATCGCCGATAGAATTCTCGTGCTCTTTCGCGGCAAACCGACAGCTTTGCTGGATACAAACAAAGCGAATGCAAGCGACATATTGCATTATGTCTTCAATGAAAACGCTGCTCATGAATAA
- a CDS encoding glycoside hydrolase family 130 protein produces the protein MAGRYDRKPPDSLRTSLRNYYYVILLGFLILGLANGSDRWVIGPFVRPAGNPVLKPDSTLVFVSPVTRDTIRWQAADVFNPAAIVRNGEIYLLYRCEDNPGAGIGRRTSTIGVAVSEDGIHFTKYKEPVLYPDSGVFFHYDYPGGCEDPRVVQTEDGLYMMTYTSWNLKVARLSVATSRDLYQWKKRGPAFARAYGGRFLDTWSKSGAIVTMFNGDVQVATKIDGKYWMYWGDHFIHIAYSNNLVHWTPMLDSAGRLMNVVSPRPKMYDSQIAECGPPAVITKDGIVLLYNGENAWGENASPSLAKGRYSVGELLFDRARPWKVIARTCGPILKPTLVDELTGQYKAGTTFVEGLVRFKGRWYLYYGAADSRVNVAIAE, from the coding sequence TTGGCAGGTCGTTATGATCGCAAGCCTCCGGATTCTTTAAGGACCAGCTTGAGAAATTATTACTACGTTATTCTCCTCGGCTTTCTCATCTTGGGTCTAGCCAATGGGTCGGACAGATGGGTCATAGGTCCGTTTGTGAGACCTGCGGGCAATCCGGTGCTGAAGCCTGATTCCACGCTTGTTTTCGTCTCACCGGTGACTAGAGACACTATCAGATGGCAGGCGGCTGACGTCTTCAACCCGGCGGCAATCGTCAGGAACGGCGAGATCTATTTGCTGTACAGGTGTGAAGACAACCCGGGGGCCGGCATAGGGCGCCGGACGTCGACGATCGGAGTGGCGGTAAGCGAAGATGGGATACACTTCACGAAATACAAAGAACCCGTGCTTTACCCGGACAGTGGCGTTTTTTTCCACTACGATTATCCGGGCGGGTGTGAGGACCCGCGTGTCGTGCAGACGGAAGATGGCCTCTATATGATGACGTACACGAGCTGGAACTTGAAGGTAGCCAGGTTAAGCGTCGCCACGTCGCGCGATCTATATCAATGGAAGAAACGTGGGCCCGCGTTTGCGAGGGCCTATGGCGGACGGTTCCTTGACACGTGGTCCAAGTCGGGAGCGATAGTCACGATGTTCAATGGGGACGTACAAGTTGCGACGAAGATAGACGGGAAATACTGGATGTACTGGGGTGATCACTTCATCCATATAGCCTATTCCAACAACCTGGTTCATTGGACGCCCATGCTTGACAGCGCCGGGAGGCTGATGAATGTCGTCTCTCCAAGGCCGAAGATGTACGACAGCCAGATAGCTGAATGCGGACCTCCCGCGGTGATAACAAAAGATGGGATCGTTCTGCTGTACAATGGCGAGAATGCATGGGGTGAAAACGCATCTCCATCGCTCGCAAAGGGAAGGTACTCGGTTGGCGAGCTGTTGTTTGATCGCGCCAGGCCCTGGAAAGTCATCGCGCGCACTTGTGGACCCATACTCAAGCCCACGCTCGTGGACGAGCTCACAGGCCAGTACAAAGCGGGGACGACGTTCGTCGAAGGGCTGGTGCGATTCAAAGGGAGGTGGTATCTCTACTATGGCGCCGCCGATTCGCGAGTGAATGTCGCTATTGCGGAATAG
- a CDS encoding PDZ domain-containing protein has translation MKKHIKKVAVLFPLIAFVFLVERCQAAKPIIHYTVTIDSANLSGFRVDMKIHDAPDTLWLAFAQHPEYNEFFWKNLRDLTVECDGEIVPIVREDSALWRAVVRKPDVVVHYRFEMTKETSPRRGSWRLFLRETGGLIGGVQTFLYIVGCEDARSTVTLVIPASWRAATGLSSEGSLNAYSASNVDQLVDSPILLGKFHEWTFFVDDIPHHAVYLPLHGTVPFDTSVFVDDIEKIVRAAMAIFKRAPYREYWFLIQDGADDALEHLNSLSLGAESSQLANNPHAFDEEIAHEFFHTWNLVSIRPKEQTKITYKETTPTPVLWWSEGVTIYYANKILRQTGILDTAEYVRSFENNIASYYQSAGNSRMSPEHASLTVNHPDPADSGYTASYYTQGMLFGQLLDIALRDSSHMRRGLDDVMKAMFEKYTRSVGFTNKDLEETSSQVCGCDLHQFFQDHIWGIHPLNLEPYLNSIGLRAVINRVVAKDSAGKPQPDLRVYAFTQLHDGHVRIYIYGVPTAWWRAGLRTGDDILAVDGQQIGSADQFREIIAGKTLGDSLVIQYLRDAKPEQTTVHLTSYELVKVDLDEIPNPTLRQQEMLKLWIAGTL, from the coding sequence ATGAAAAAGCATATCAAAAAGGTCGCCGTGCTCTTCCCACTCATTGCGTTCGTGTTCCTGGTTGAACGATGCCAGGCTGCCAAGCCGATTATCCATTACACGGTCACCATCGACTCCGCGAATCTGTCCGGCTTCCGCGTCGACATGAAAATTCATGACGCGCCCGACACATTATGGCTTGCCTTCGCTCAACATCCTGAGTACAACGAATTCTTCTGGAAGAATCTAAGAGATCTGACGGTGGAATGTGATGGAGAGATCGTTCCCATCGTGCGTGAAGACAGCGCTCTTTGGAGGGCGGTCGTGCGAAAACCCGACGTTGTTGTCCATTACCGATTTGAAATGACGAAAGAAACTAGCCCAAGGCGCGGAAGCTGGCGCTTGTTCCTTCGTGAAACAGGGGGACTCATCGGTGGAGTGCAGACATTTCTGTACATCGTTGGATGCGAAGATGCCCGCTCCACTGTAACATTGGTGATTCCTGCGAGTTGGCGGGCAGCTACCGGTCTCTCATCGGAAGGCAGTTTGAATGCGTATTCCGCATCCAATGTGGATCAGCTTGTCGACTCTCCGATCCTTTTAGGAAAATTTCATGAATGGACCTTTTTCGTCGATGACATTCCTCATCACGCAGTGTATTTGCCTTTGCATGGGACTGTACCATTCGACACAAGTGTATTCGTGGACGACATTGAAAAGATCGTGCGGGCAGCAATGGCGATATTCAAACGTGCTCCATACCGGGAATATTGGTTTCTTATTCAAGATGGCGCTGACGATGCTCTCGAGCACCTTAATTCTCTGTCTCTTGGTGCGGAGAGTTCGCAGCTGGCGAACAACCCGCACGCCTTTGACGAAGAAATTGCGCACGAGTTCTTCCACACCTGGAATCTCGTTAGCATTCGTCCAAAAGAACAGACCAAGATCACCTACAAGGAGACAACTCCTACGCCGGTCTTGTGGTGGTCTGAAGGAGTCACGATCTACTACGCGAACAAGATATTGCGGCAGACGGGAATCCTTGACACTGCGGAATACGTCCGGAGCTTTGAGAACAATATTGCGTCGTACTACCAGAGCGCGGGCAATTCCCGGATGTCCCCGGAACATGCAAGCCTGACCGTCAATCATCCTGACCCGGCAGACAGCGGCTACACTGCAAGCTATTACACGCAGGGCATGCTTTTCGGACAATTGCTGGACATTGCCCTTCGTGATTCGTCCCATATGCGCAGAGGACTGGATGACGTGATGAAGGCGATGTTTGAGAAGTATACCAGGTCGGTAGGGTTCACAAATAAGGATCTCGAGGAGACTTCGAGTCAAGTTTGCGGTTGCGACTTGCATCAGTTTTTTCAGGACCATATATGGGGCATACATCCGCTGAACCTTGAACCATACCTGAACAGCATCGGGTTGCGCGCTGTTATAAACCGCGTGGTAGCGAAAGACTCAGCAGGGAAACCTCAACCGGATCTTCGAGTTTATGCGTTCACGCAGTTGCATGATGGTCATGTGCGAATCTATATCTACGGTGTTCCGACGGCCTGGTGGCGCGCCGGCCTCCGGACCGGCGATGATATTTTGGCGGTCGACGGTCAACAAATTGGAAGTGCAGACCAGTTTCGTGAAATCATTGCGGGCAAAACGCTGGGAGACAGTCTCGTCATTCAGTATCTCCGTGATGCTAAGCCGGAGCAGACCACGGTTCATCTCACTTCATATGAACTGGTAAAGGTGGACTTGGATGAAATTCCGAACCCTACTCTCCGTCAGCAGGAAATGCTGAAGCTCTGGATTGCAGGAACGCTGTAG